One part of the Lytechinus pictus isolate F3 Inbred chromosome 3, Lp3.0, whole genome shotgun sequence genome encodes these proteins:
- the LOC129257677 gene encoding uncharacterized protein LOC129257677 isoform X6: MASTKADPVNTGPLKLEHDITPRDLHHINAIGLSKSLGDSHRFKGFPDSNFVQGRDPLRGSPKPIPTVTHRRPQHFVKGRPNVIAKNGVQYGSEEHGTMPNVPMSAKKKTPFWNEDRTSAEVRKKVRQMREAEWDQSQWKTFKKEQSKSDVETKKKDLQMLRDYKPFGRPGAGAPRGEREAYRTRAVSDDQLNDGPELLKFLQFGKPGNGAPIRTDSGKLKASIRANNDIRFREGAGMRKGVENNTRYTNPKEYGDKVNSELGNMALERRTVREMERQMEKEEERKTWEYNPFGKSGAGAPIKTESGNLKTGRARTLAKDPLELKQIEEKPHMKKLAPEEGNTVQYNPWGKGHGAPERDADGNTKKLTWGDPNTASENFVPVSTGVALETKPFGGGGHQIDEKGEKKTRFHQTLQNSSNPGGTLRGPLRQTEFMIEDGVKRDSSEPWGKPGGGAPVYLPDGSIYAANRGKAVMDLMGVDPPKREEVQAKHQYLESLKTEIDYQKTQKQREAREIMKPGGETVNWIRSKEIGYPSKDPTTGTALPIHHKATSDITRHVMDIRRPGLDAQDYRTDLIHQAEQRNRQKQLEREISRHEISKHHQYLGQNWGRPGNGAPYEPAMKRHALDPDTLHQMKRVPEPAKTWARTKALEGRFRDPANQPGVPRQNPLVDSTAVVNGSYHLRAPWGAYSV; this comes from the exons ATGGCGAGCACGAAAGCAGACCCAGTCAACACAGGTCCTCTAAAACTGGAACACGACA TAACACCCCGAGACCTTCATCACATCAACGCAATTGGCCTATCCAAATCACTCGGTGATTCACATAGATTCAAAGGCTTTCCAGATTCTAATTTTGTTCAGGGAAGAGATCCTCTCCGTGGTTCACCTAAACCCATCCCCACAGTTACACACAGAAGACCGCAACATTTTGTGAAAG GGAGACCTAACGTTATTGCAAAGAATGGAGTGCAGTATGGTTCTGAAGAACATGGCACAATGCCAAATGTTCCGATGTCAGCCAAAAAGAAAACCCCCTTCTGGAATGAAGATAGAAC GTCTGCTGaagtaagaaagaaagtgaGGCAGATGAGAGAGGCTGAATGGGATCAATCACAGTGGAAGACTTTTAAGAAAGAACAATCGAAATCAGATGTAGAGACAAAGAAGAAG GATCTTCAAATGCTAAGAGATTATAAACCGTTTGGAAGACCAGGAGCTGGAGCACCAAGAGGAGAACGAGAAGCCTATAGAACAAGGGCTGTATCTGATGACCAACTTAATGATGGACCAGAACTT TTGAAATTCCTTCAGTTTGGCAAACCTGGCAACGGGGCACCGATCCGGACCGACTCTGGCAAGTTGAAGGCTAGTATCCGAGCAAACAATGATATCAGATTCAGAGAAGGAGCAGGAATGAGAAAAGGGGTAGAGAATAATACAAGATATACCAATCCTAAGGAATATGGAGATAAAGTTAACTCAGAACTGG GAAACATGGCATTAGAAAGGAGAACAGTAAGAGAAATGGAGAGACAGatggagaaagaggaagagagaaaaacg tgGGAGTATAATCCTTTTGGAAAATCTGGTGCTGGAGCTCCTATCAAGACTGAATCGG GTAATCTAAAAACTGGAAGAGCCAGGACACTTGCCAAAGACCCACTGGAACTGAAACAGATTGAAGAAAAACCACACATGAAGAAACTTG CACCAGAAGAAGGCAAT aCTGTACAATACAATCCATGGGGGAAAGGTCACGGGGCCCCAGAGAGAGATGCCGACGGGAACACCAAGAAGCTTACGTGGGGTGATCCAAATACTGCTTCAGAAAACTTTGTACCTGTCAGCACG GGTGTTGCTTTAGAAACCAAACCATTCGGAGGTGGTGGTCATCAGATTGATgagaagggagagaagaaaaccCGTTTCCATCAGACGTTACAAAACTCTTCAAATCCTGGAG GAACTTTACGTGGCCCTCTTCGGCAGACAG AGTTCATGATTGAGGATGGTGTGAAGAGAGATTCCAGCGAGCCATGGGGTAAACCTGGCGGGGGCGCACCTGTCTACTTACCAGATGGTAGCATCTATGCTGCTAACAGGGGTAAAGCCGTCATGGACCTCATGGGTGTAGACCCGCCCAAACGAGAAGAGGTTCAAGCCAAGCACCAGTATCTAGAATCACTCA AAACTGAGATTGATTATCAGAAAACTCAGAAACAGCGTGAAGCAAGGGAAATCATGAAACCAGGAGGGGAGACTGTGAACTGGATCAGAAGCAAAGAAATTGGATACCCCAGTAAAGACCCAACAACAGGCACTGCTCTACCGATCCATCATAAGGCTACATCTGATATCACAAGACAT GTGATGGACATCAGAAGACCAGGACTGGATGCACAGGACTATAGAACAGACTTAATCCATCAAGCTGAGCAGAGGAATAGACAGAAGCAACTAGAGAGAGAGATTTCAAGACACGAGATTTCCAAG CATCATCAGTATTTGGGGCAGAACTGGGGTAGACCAGGGAATGGCGCCCCCTACGAACCAGCGATGAAGAGACATGCTCTTGATCCAGACACGTTACATCAG ATGAAAAGGGTTCCTGAGCCAGCCAAGACGTGGGCCCGTACCAAGGCTCTAGAGGGCAGGTTTCGAGATCCGGCCAACCAGCCTGGAGTGCCTCGCCAGAATCCTCTGGTAGATTCTACTGCAGTTGTG AATGGATCATATCATCTCAGAGCACCGTGGGGAGCTTACTCTGTATAG